The Maridesulfovibrio ferrireducens genome segment ACCAAGGAGTCTCGATTCTCCAACAATGCAACTTCATAGCACCACTACCACCGCCGTATTTTGAATCCCCGACAATCGGAAATCCGCGCGATGAAAGCTGAACACGTATCTGATGAGTTCTGCCAGTATGTAATTTGACCAGAAGAAGTGTCTGATCTTTCAATTTTCCCAAACTTAAAACAGATGCATGCGCTTCTTTACCGGAACCTGTTACCATCTTTTCAGTCCCATTCTCTTCTTTCTTTTCAAGAAGATCATGCATCTCAAACCAACCGTCATCACCGGTTTCTTCTGAAATCCAATTTTCTCTAACGAGAGCGAGATAATACTTTCCACCTTCTCCGCTCGCGAACATATCGGAAAGAGCTTTCTGTCCATGATGGCTTTTGCCGGCTAACAGAACACCGGAAGTATCACGGTCAAGCCGATGTGCCGGGGCTGGTTTAAACGGAAAATCTGCATACATGGATAAAAGACGGTCAACAACACTGTCATCATGTCCTGTTCCGCCCTGTGAGGGCAATCCGGCAGGTTTATTAATGGCTAAGTAGTTCTCGTCTTCATAAATTATTTCGAGCGGTTCACGTGAAATCTTTTCAGCAGGCTCATCAGCCCGATATGGAGGAATTCGTACGATCTGCCCTTCTTTAACCAGATCAAAAGGCTTACAACGTCCTTTATCAACGCGCACGTTCCCCTTGCGAATCCAACGCATAACAGCGGAACGCGGAACCTCTCCGTCCACTCTTCGTTCAAGAAATCTAACAAGCTTTTGACCAGCTTCAGCGCTGGTAACTGTGACAAATTCTGCTGGCATAACTAATACGTCTACCCCATCAGTCTGGGCAAAAATGTTACTATTTCCGGTGCGACCAAAAGCAATGCAATCAGCGCAACATATGCGATCATGAAATAGCTTACCCCGAGAAAAACCCTGTCGATGGAGACATCCTCCGCCATTGAGGCAACGATGAACGTTGTGACCCCCACAGGCGGCGTAATAGCACCCATGGTAGTAACAAGAGTAATCAACACACCGAACCAGATAGGATCATATCCCATGGCTATAACCATAGGAAAGAAAATCGGAATAGTAATCAGCAAAAGAGCAAGAGCGTCCATGACCATTCCGCCGATTACATAGATCACGCATATCAGCAGAATAATTAACGTCGGAGGAATAGGTAATCCCGCAACCATGTCCGCAGCTTCAAAAGGAAGCCTTGTTATGGCAAGAAAACGTCCAAAGATAATCGCACCGACAATAACGACCATAATCATGCAGGACACTTTTAAAGTATCCGAAACAGCGGCAGCAAAACGTTTAAAGGTCATCTGCCGTGAAACTATACTTATAAGCAGAGCAAAAGCAGCCCCGGCAGCACCGGCCTCTGTAGGAGTAAACCAGCCTGCAAACAATCCGCCCATAACCAGCATAAAAAGAATTATCATCTCGATAGAACCGGGCAGCGACATCATCTTTTCTTTGAAGCTGACTTCCGGTCCAGCAGGACCCCAGTCAGGATGCCGCACGCACATGCAGAAAACCGTCACCA includes the following:
- a CDS encoding RluA family pseudouridine synthase, which encodes MPAEFVTVTSAEAGQKLVRFLERRVDGEVPRSAVMRWIRKGNVRVDKGRCKPFDLVKEGQIVRIPPYRADEPAEKISREPLEIIYEDENYLAINKPAGLPSQGGTGHDDSVVDRLLSMYADFPFKPAPAHRLDRDTSGVLLAGKSHHGQKALSDMFASGEGGKYYLALVRENWISEETGDDGWFEMHDLLEKKEENGTEKMVTGSGKEAHASVLSLGKLKDQTLLLVKLHTGRTHQIRVQLSSRGFPIVGDSKYGGGSGAMKLHCWRIETPWFIAQCSPHWGDDFLRQEHIDLAEKFLL
- a CDS encoding TRAP transporter large permease, encoding MEPITIGLVGIVCLLLVILTLRIPVGFAMGIIGFIGFAKVLNLKAAYGMLGTEVWNVFSSYGLTVIPLFILMGQICFYSGVNKRLYKSAYAWMGHIRGGIAMATVLACAGFAAICGSNTATAATMSTVALPEMKKFRYNPILSTGSVAAGATLGVVIPPSVVLIIIGLQTGESIGRLFLGGVIPGILLCCLFLVTVFCMCVRHPDWGPAGPEVSFKEKMMSLPGSIEMIILFMLVMGGLFAGWFTPTEAGAAGAAFALLISIVSRQMTFKRFAAAVSDTLKVSCMIMVVIVGAIIFGRFLAITRLPFEAADMVAGLPIPPTLIILLICVIYVIGGMVMDALALLLITIPIFFPMVIAMGYDPIWFGVLITLVTTMGAITPPVGVTTFIVASMAEDVSIDRVFLGVSYFMIAYVALIALLLVAPEIVTFLPRLMG